The sequence GCAGAGAGGAGAAAGGAGGGCGGCTCGCCTTCAAGTGTGTGGGTGAGGGCGCTGACGGCATTTTGTTCTACTCGGCTAATCCTGGATTACCGGTGTGGACGTGAGCACAGTAAACCAACTGCAGATCCCTCGCCCGCGCCGCCGGCTCGTGATGACAAACATACGCGATGTCAGCGGCCGTGCCGTGAGAGCATCCGGGGCGGACCCTTATTAGTAGATCTGAATTGCGGGGGCCATGGTGCGCACGTTGGGCTTGCGTGCGGTCAACAGCAGCGCGCCGATGCGCTTAAAGTCGCGCAGTTCCTCCGCATTGCGGAACCACTTGCCGGAGTATTCGTTCGGCGTTGGAGTCTCGTCGGGAATACGAAAGGCTTCGACATCTTCGAAGGCATGTGCTTTTAGCAGCTGCACGTATTCCGCTTCTGACCGCACCCGCACAGGGACTTTCAATTCATCGACCCAGCGCAGAGAGTAGTGGTTGTCGCGGTAGAGGTTGATGAGCAGGAACATGTGTCCATTGGGCGCCATGACGCGGAACAACTCAGCCAGTGTGCGGTCCTGGTCGGGGTAGTAGTAAAACGATTCGACGGACAACACCTTCTCGAAGAAATTTTCTTCCCAGGGAATGCGGTCCGACGAGCCCTGGATGAACATGATGTTTTCGAATTCAGGGGACTGCTTGCGGGCCTGGCGGATCATTTCATCGGAGATGTCGAGCCCTACGACCTGGCCGAAGCCTTCCAGGCCCTCGCCT comes from Terriglobales bacterium and encodes:
- a CDS encoding methyltransferase domain-containing protein, translated to MTPEEILRLEFNRWAEDGRGPEMEKHHLYITEEAIRHMELRAGERILNLGCGTGWATRLLARLVGEGLEGFGQVVGLDISDEMIRQARKQSPEFENIMFIQGSSDRIPWEENFFEKVLSVESFYYYPDQDRTLAELFRVMAPNGHMFLLINLYRDNHYSLRWVDELKVPVRVRSEAEYVQLLKAHAFEDVEAFRIPDETPTPNEYSGKWFRNAEELRDFKRIGALLLTARKPNVRTMAPAIQIY